Below is a window of Candidatus Acidiferrales bacterium DNA.
CGACCCCTGCTGGGTCTGGAAAGCGCTGGTAGCGCCCCGCGCAGGATATTTGAACAGGTTCTGCGAACGAGCTAAGACCTGAAGGAGGCTCCGATGGCATTGCAAGTCATCCGAAGCGATAACCGCACTTCTCGAAAACTGTTAGCGGCGATCTATTCGCGAGTTTCAACCGTGGCCCACGGTCAAGACCCTGCGGTGCAAACGCGAGAACTGCGCGAATACTGCGAGCGTCGAGGCTGGGAAGTTTTCGACTGTTACGAGGACGTCGGCGTCTCGGGGAAGAAAGACTCTCGCCCTCAGTTAAATCGCCTCATGCACGACGCACACGCTCGCCGCTTCGATGTGACCGTTTGCTGGCGCTTCGACCGTTTCTCCCGGTCCGTGTCGCATCTGTGCCGGGCGCTAGAAACATTCAACGCGCTCGGCATCCAGTTCGTTTCGCTTTGCGAGCAGGTGGACACCAACACACCCACCGGAAAGCTCGTTTTTACGATCCTCGGAGCCGTAGCCGAAGGCGAGCGAAATCTCATTGCGGAGCGCGTGCGTGCAGGCTTGAAAAATGCCAGAGCCAAAGGAAAACGCCTCGGGCGACCGAGAAAAGCCGTCGATGTTGACCGAATCAACTCGCTCCGGGCGTCCGGGCATTCGTGGCGCTCGATAGCTGGTTTGATGAAAATGTCGGTCGGAACTGTTTACAGCGCTGCCCAGTCTCAGCACGCTAGTTCTCGATGCGCGTGACGCGCCGCCAGTTTAGGAGATAGACGATGTGTGACATCGGAAAACCTGTTGAGATCATCGACGTAGAACCGCTGAGCCTTCCCGCGCCGCTGCGCCGCGAGAGGGAAGTTCCGGTCGAGCAGCCCGTGACCATGGAAGTGCCTGTTGTTGCGGAGACGACCGTTGAGTCCAGACTTATCGAAAATCTCTAAGCACGGCGGTCGTGCCCTCCCCCACGCCAAGTACGGAGTGGACTTGGCGAAGGTGCCCGAAACCTACATCGAGCCTTTCGTCGCGTACCGGGCGTGGAAGTGGACAGCCGAGGGCGTCAGTTCCCTGAACGGGGAGCTTTGGACACCCAAGGTCGCGTTCGAAGCCAAGTGCCCGCATGCCGACGATCTGCGCTCGATGATTGCCGCTTGCACCACGGAATCCGCCAAGAGGTTCTGGCAAAGCAAATCCCACCACGTGCCCGACCCGGGCTGCACATGCGGCATGTACGCCGGGATCAACATGCAGCACATGATCGACAGCAACTACATCGAGCGCGGCATCCACGGCGAAGTCTACTTGTGGGGACGGCTTTACCGCCACACGCTCGGGTGGCGTGCTCAATTCGCCTACCCCAAATTTTTCATCGTTCCGACGAACATGATTCCGTTCAACATCGCGGACGCACAGGAGCGCCTCAAGAGCCTTGTCGAGTTCGATGTTGACATTTGGCTCCAGCCGGACAGGGAAGCGCGGGTCGGCGGCGAGAAGATTCCGTTGTGGGTGAGGGACTACGGCTACAGCCAGCAGGGCTTGTCATACCTCATCGAGAAGCGCAAGAAGTGGTACGGCGAGAACCCGAGGATTCATGCTCTCGCCGTGGGCGACCGATGCCTTTCGTGATGATTACTTCTGGCTCTGGTTTACAAGCTCGGCTACCGCGCCGGACGGAGGAGGAGCGTGCAGCGATGATTCGGTGGCTCAAGGAAATGTTTCTGCTCACCATCCTGCTGGTGCGGTAAGAGAGGAGACCCTGTGCTCAGATTGCTACTGAGGTCGCTGCTGAAGGACTTGCTTATCGCGGTCGTGCTTCTCGCTGGTTCGGCAACTCTCCCGTTCGCGTCGTTTTGGCTGTGTCGGTCGGAGATCGGCGGTCAAATCGTGTTCTGGGTCGGGCCTTGGACTTGCGCTGTCTGGGTCTTGCTCGTGTCGCAGCTTGTCGGCTCTCGGTTTTGGCTCGGAGCCGTCCACGTCCGCGCATGGCGAGCGGCGCACGGAGGCTATCTAGCGACGAACCTCAAAGCGACCGCATGGATGTTTTTCGGCTTGTTCGCGAGCTATGCCTGCGAGCTTGGCGTCATCTTCCTTCTTCCCCTGTCCCCGCTCGCCGTGCGTCTTTTTCCGCTCTCGACCTACGCTCCCGTGCTGCTCGCCCTCGCATGGTGCAGCCGATGAGCGCGAAAAGCCTGAAGGCAGCCCGGCGCGGGGGCAAGCGGAAGCCCGAGGAGCGCGAGAGGATCACGCCCGAGGCGCTGATGGAACTCATCCAGCGGCATAGTTCCTGCGTGCTCGACCAGCAGAGGAAGTGTCCGTTGCTCATGTACACGCGGGCTATGGCATGGGAACTGAACGTGTTCTTCGGAGTCGGCAACGAGGAGGATCGTGCGTTTCGCAGGTGCGACGACATGCCCGCAGCACGACCGCTGTCCGACCACAGTGTAGGGGAGGAAGATTGATGACGGAAGACGAAGCCGACAAGATAGTCGCGACAATGTTCGACGAACTTGTCAGCACGAAGATCGAGGGTGGCAAGGTCACGGTCGAGACTGAGGTTCTCAGCCCCGACCCGGAAGAGGTGGAGGACGCGGTCGCCGACCTCGTCCGGTCGTGGCGGCGGTTCAAGGAGATGGACGCATCGGTCGCCGCGACCTCCGGCGCGAACCTCGGCATCGAGTGGTGGCGAGCCGTTAAGCGTTTGGCGCTCGCCGACTTCCGGCTCAAGGAAATGTTTTGCGGCCCTGACCGCTCGGCTCGCAGCATGCGGAAATTCCATAAGTATAAGCTGAAGTTAATCGACGGCAGGCGCTACAGGACAGATGCCTAGTCCGCCGCTCGCTGCTGGGCTGTGCTTGTCTTTGGGCGGCATTCCGAGTCATTGTGCAGTTGGTGCAAGAGGAAACGGTGCGGTGACAATGAAACTCAGCAAGTCGAAGTTCATTGCGGGCTGCCAATGCCTCAAGCGGCTCTATTTACAGGTACACGAGCCGGAACTCGCCGCTGACCCGGACGGTGCCACAGAAGCGATTATCGAGCAAGGGCACGAGGTCGGCTTGCTTGCCCGCCAGTTGTTTCCGGCCGGGGTCGAGGTTCGCAGCGACGGCGGGTTGGGTCAGGCGATTCGCACAACGAAGCAGCTAATCGCGAATCCCGAAATTCCGGCGATTTTCGAAGGTGCCTTTGAACACGAGGGCATAATCGTCAAAGCGGATGTCCTGCAACGTCGCAAGGAGAACCTCTGGCGTCTTGTGGAAGTGAAATCCGCCACCAATTTGAGAGACCAATACGTCCCAGACTTGGCGATTCAGAGCTACGTGCTCTCCGGCTTCGGCTTGAAACTAGCGTCGGTTTGGCTGGCTCATATCAACCGAGCATACGTGCTGACGGGAACAAGGGTTGATCCCCAACAGTTGTTTTCATTTCGAAATCTCACCCAGAGAGTACGGAACTTCCAGCCCGAACTTATTTTGCGGCTGCGCTCACAACTCCATGTTCTGGCGATGCCGAAAGCTCCCGATGTTCCCATCGGAGCACAGTGTCTCAATCCGTTCATCTGCGAGTTTTTCACTCACTGCAACCCACCCAAGCCGCACAACCACATTGGCTACCTCCTTCGCCTTGATGTGAATGCAATGAAAAAGCTGGAGCAAATGGGTGTTCAGTCTATCGAAGACATACCCGCAGATTTTGAGCTAACCGAGATTCAACGGCGTGCATGTACGGCGGTACAAACGGGGCAGCCATGCTTCAGTCCAGACCTCAAGAGACAGTTCGCATCTCTCAAATTTCCGCTTTACTTTATGGATTTTGAAACTGTCAACCCAGCGATCCCGCGATTTTCTGGCATGCGTCCCTACGATCACCTGCCGTTTCAGTGGTCAGTCCATGTGCAGCGCCAGCCGGGTGATGCGCCCGAACATTTTGAGTTCTTGGCTACGGACAGAGGCGACCCTCGAACTCCGTTTATCTCCGCGCTCTGTGAGGCTTTGGGAGAAGGTGACGGCAGCATCGTCGTATACAACGAGCAATTCGAGTCACAGCGACTTTGGGAGCTAGCGAGTTGGCGGCCCGCTTACACTGATCGCATCAGGGGAATCCAACGCCGCCTCTGGGACTTGCTCCCGGTGGTGCGCAATCACGTCTATCATCCGGCTTTCCGAGGCTCATTTTCTTTGAAAGCTGTTCTGCCCGCCTTCGTCCCCAACATGACATACGAGGGAATGGAAGTCCCAGACGGGCAGGCCGCTGGACTTGCATGGGAGTCGATGATCAGCGACGGTTGCAGTGAACCGGAACG
It encodes the following:
- a CDS encoding recombinase family protein, which encodes MALQVIRSDNRTSRKLLAAIYSRVSTVAHGQDPAVQTRELREYCERRGWEVFDCYEDVGVSGKKDSRPQLNRLMHDAHARRFDVTVCWRFDRFSRSVSHLCRALETFNALGIQFVSLCEQVDTNTPTGKLVFTILGAVAEGERNLIAERVRAGLKNARAKGKRLGRPRKAVDVDRINSLRASGHSWRSIAGLMKMSVGTVYSAAQSQHASSRCA
- a CDS encoding DUF2779 domain-containing protein, producing the protein MGGIPSHCAVGARGNGAVTMKLSKSKFIAGCQCLKRLYLQVHEPELAADPDGATEAIIEQGHEVGLLARQLFPAGVEVRSDGGLGQAIRTTKQLIANPEIPAIFEGAFEHEGIIVKADVLQRRKENLWRLVEVKSATNLRDQYVPDLAIQSYVLSGFGLKLASVWLAHINRAYVLTGTRVDPQQLFSFRNLTQRVRNFQPELILRLRSQLHVLAMPKAPDVPIGAQCLNPFICEFFTHCNPPKPHNHIGYLLRLDVNAMKKLEQMGVQSIEDIPADFELTEIQRRACTAVQTGQPCFSPDLKRQFASLKFPLYFMDFETVNPAIPRFSGMRPYDHLPFQWSVHVQRQPGDAPEHFEFLATDRGDPRTPFISALCEALGEGDGSIVVYNEQFESQRLWELASWRPAYTDRIRGIQRRLWDLLPVVRNHVYHPAFRGSFSLKAVLPAFVPNMTYEGMEVPDGQAAGLAWESMISDGCSEPERQAKRKTLLAYCGQDTLALVRLLETLQSRCAT